From a single Oreochromis niloticus isolate F11D_XX linkage group LG3, O_niloticus_UMD_NMBU, whole genome shotgun sequence genomic region:
- the LOC109196526 gene encoding tripartite motif-containing protein 16-like, producing the protein MCAEDRKPAKKTCMKCEISMCVQHLQAHLTTPVLLQTHPLTEPMDLCGNTKCSQHGKLLEYYCLDDMTCVCVSCAIEDQHRLHNMKTFSTAHKELLEKLKAEQQILQEKTDDENVSLEKWEKSEREKLGCCSVCLIEAVTKLRDISLTSVQSSVSARMVSLKTSKSSMEAAQKEKDTFRFLQMYSQVYQDVEKAKAVDLRKGLEPGSHRDKLVEEMRQNGEKMVKQASQFWGSLLTLVDPEHHQELVPTGSDLIFEPQSLGPGMLLSKDKRKVFHNSWLGQCCATLLICSTKTASNYQRWVVSLSEESDWMIGLCDKKCAKNLKDGAVYGLCWEDKQLSSLTTKRNEGSQSSTSQGLKVQNTGTAKTGTQLATTSALITYQGENGEEPVPQPEKVEVLWNFPASTLSFFSRTGQHQREEIITMKLKASVNNWDLVPFVQLGKQNIHSTTQQQQWKCSCGKDYYWDELVCLRSSLSQHPMLAALSFPQS; encoded by the exons ATGTGTGCAGAGGACAGGAAACCAGCAAAGAAGACGTGCATGAAGTGTGAGATCTCCATGTGTGTCCAGCACCTCCAGGCCCACCTGACCACACCTGTGTTACTGCAGACTCATCCTCTGACTGAACCCATGGATTTATGTGGGAACACCAAATGTTCTCAGCACGGCAAGCTCCTGGAGTACTACTGCTTGGACGAcatgacctgtgtgtgtgtttcctgcgCCATTGAGGACCAGCACCGCCTACACAATATGAAGACCTTCTCCACAGCCCACAAAGAGCTCCTGGAGAAGCTGAAAGCTGAGCAGCAGATCTTACAGGAGAAAACAGACGATGAGAATGTGAGTCTGGAAAAGTGGGagaagagtgaaagagagaagcTGGGTTGCTGCAGTGTGTGTCTGATTGAGGCTGTGACTAAGCTGCGTGACATCTCTCTGACCAGCGTCCAGAGCTCAGTCTCTGCTCGTATGGTGTCCCTGAAAACCAGCAAGAGCAGCATGGAAGCAGCACAGAAGGAGAAGGACACCTTCAGATTCCTGCAGATGTATTCTCAGGTGTATCAGGATGTGGAGAAGGCCAAAGCTGTGGATCTGAGAAAAGGGCTGGAGCCGGGCAGCCATCGGGACAAACTGGTTGAGGAGATGAGACAGAATGGGGAGAAGATGGTGAAGCAAGCGTCTCAGTTCTGGGGATCATTGCTGACTCTGGTTGATCCTGAACACCACCAGGAGCTTGTTCCCACTGGTTCAGACCTGATCTTTGAGCCACAGTCTCTGGGTCCTGGCATGTTGCTGTCCAAAGACAAGAGGAAGGTTTTCCACAATAGCTGGCTGGGACAGTGCTGTGCAACTCTTCTAATCTGTAGTACCAAGACAGCCAGCAACTATCAGAGGTGGGTGGTCAGTCTGTCCGAAGAGTCTGATTGGATGATTGGTTTATGTGATAAAAAGTGTGCAAAGAACTTGAAGGATGGAGCTGTGTATGGACTGTGCTGGGAAGATAAGCAGCTCAGCAGCCTCACAACAAAGAGAAATGAAGGTTCTCAATCATCCACTTCACAAGGTTTGAAGGTGCAAAATACTGGCACAGCCAAAACTGGGACCCAACTCGCGACAACCTCTGCATTAATCACATATCAGGGGGAGAATGGAGAAGAGCCTGTACCACAACCTGAAAAGGTGGAGGTGTTGTGGAACTTTCCTGCCTCCACGCTGTCCTTCTTCAGCAGAACCGGACAGCACCAGAGAGAAGAAATCATCACAATGAAGCTCAAAGCAAGCGTCAACAACTGGGACCTGGTCCCATTTGTCCAACTGGGAAAGCAAAATATCCACAGCAcgacccagcagcagcagtggaagTGTTCATGTGGGAAAGATTACTACTGGGATG AGTTAGTGTGTCTCCGCTCCTCCCTGTCCCAGCACCCCATGCTGGCTGCCCTCTCGTTCCCACAATCCTAG